The genome window CGCCCAGAGCGCATTGTTGCCGACCGACGAGGTGCAGACGAGGCCGCCCTCTTCGGTGATGTAGGTGGTGTCGAGGACCGCGATGTCCGGCTTCGGCAGCCCGCCGCCACGGATGTATTCGCCGGTGTGCGAGAGGTGCTGGTCGAGGTACATGGTGCGGCCGGCGTTGATGTGCTCGCGCAGCTTGCCCGAGCCCATGTACGGCAGGCGGCGCGCGATCACGCCATGGTCGCCGAGGTCTTCGTCGAGGTTCGAACCGATCGACGCGCCGGTCATCAGCGTGACGGCGAGCTTCTCGCCCGCCTCGACGCGCTTCACCAGCGCGAGCGGCACGGCGCGGGCGTCACCGAACTTGGTGAAGCCGGAGATTCCGACGACCATTCCGTCGGTGATCATCGCGGCGGCTTCCTCGGCCGAACAAACCTTGCTGAGCAAGGATTTCATACGAATGCGGTCACTCATTACGGCGAACTCCTGATTAGTTTGATGGTGTGCAGACAGCCAGTTTCTTCGGGTAATTTTTTTCTTGGAGCGAGCGTTTTACGGAAGTGCGCACATCGTGCCCGGTCCGGCGCTCGCCAAGGCGCGCCGAACCCTTTCCCGATCGCTTCGACGCCCCCCGTCGTCGATCGAGCCTTCCGTGACGGTACGGGCGCGCGAAATCGCGCGCGCCGAGGCGGACGCTCGCCCGCTCAAGTCGTGTCCGGCGTGACACCCATGCGACTGCAAGGTTTCCAAGCCCCCACTCAGATCTCGGCCGGACTCCCCGTCCGGCCCACCCCGTTGCCGACCGTGCGGGCGAGCCCGCCGATACGGCTGGCGACCCCAACGGGATTCGAACCCGTGTTGCCGGCGTGAAAGGCCGGTGTCCTAGGCCTCTAGACGATGGGGTCGGCGCCCGTTTTCTTAGCCGAAATCGCCGCCGCTGTTCAATCCTTTTCGGTAGGTTCGGCGCGGAATTCCGCACCCTCGGCAAGGACTCTTGCACGGTTCTCAAAAACTGGCATATACCTCGGGTTCCATAGGAATCCACGCCTCAAGGACGCACAGACGATGGCCCATCCCCCGGTCACGGTGGTCAAGGTCGCGGCGCCGATCGAGCCCGCCATTCGCGATTCCCGCACAGAGGACCTCCCCGATATTCACCGCATCTATGCCTTCGCGGTGGAAAACGGGACCGGGTCGTTCGAGGAGTCGGCCCCGAGCCTCGATGAGATGACCGTGCGACGACAGACGGTGCTCGACCGTGCCCTACCCTTCCTGGTGGCGGAATATCGCGGCGCCGTGGTCGGTTACGCCTATGCCGGACCGTTCCGTCCGCGTTCGGCCTATCGCTACACCGTCGAGGATTCGGTCTACGTCGCGCCGGAGGTTCGCGGCCTCGGAATCGGCCGCGCGCTGTTGCGCGAACTCGTCGCCCGCTGCACCGCCCTCGGCTACCGGCAGATGGTCGCGGTGATCGGCGATTCCGGCAACGGCGGCAGCATCGGCGCGCACACCGCCTGCGGCTTCACTCACATCGGCACCTTGAAATCGGTGGGGCTGAAGTTCGGGCAGTGGCTGGATTCGGTCTACATGCAGCGACCCCTGAACGAACCGGATCAGCCCGGCTGACCGCCGAGGAAGCGCAACGCCAGACACACCTCCGGGTCTTCCGGCGCGATCCGCGACGCCGCCAGGGCGTGGACGCGCGCTGCGGCGAGGTCGCCGGTCGCGAGCGCGAGGCGGGTGAGCCCGGCGAGGGCGCGGGTCTCGATGAGATCGCGCGCCGGATCGCCCGCCGCCAGCTCGCACGCCCGGCGGAACTCGGCCGCCGCCCCGGCGAACGCCTTGCGCTTCTCCAGCACGCCGCCGAGGGCGAGGCGGAAGTGCCCGGCGTGCCCGGCCCTCGGCTCGATCTCGCGCAGAAAGCCGAGGCCGCCGTCGGCCGCGTCGGCGAACAGCGCCTGATGCAGCAGCATCGCTAGATCCCCGGCGATGTGCGGCGGGCGGATCTCCGCCCCGGCGCGCAACAGCTTCAGGCACGCCCGCGCCACCGGCCGCGCCTTATGCGGCGTCTTCCAGAAGCGGTACAGCTCCAGAAGCTTGTAGCGGCTGTAGAGATCTGAAGGATCGTCGGCGAGCGTCATCTTCAGCAG of uncultured Alphaproteobacteria bacterium contains these proteins:
- the pat gene encoding Phosphinothricin N-acetyltransferase, whose product is MAHPPVTVVKVAAPIEPAIRDSRTEDLPDIHRIYAFAVENGTGSFEESAPSLDEMTVRRQTVLDRALPFLVAEYRGAVVGYAYAGPFRPRSAYRYTVEDSVYVAPEVRGLGIGRALLRELVARCTALGYRQMVAVIGDSGNGGSIGAHTACGFTHIGTLKSVGLKFGQWLDSVYMQRPLNEPDQPG